The genome window CCTTCGACACCGAGCTGCAGAACGCCACCAACGAGCTGGTCAACAGCCGGATCACCCCGCAGGAGTGGGTGGCCCGGGCGAAGGCCGCCACCTCCAAGAAGGTCTGACCCGGCCTCAGAGGGTGCAGGACCGACCGGACACCGGGGCCCCGCGGGTCCCGGTGTCCCGCCGCGACAGGAGCAGTTGATGCGTCACAAGAAATACCCCTTCATCGTGGGGTTCCTCATCGTCCCGGTGGCGCTCTACGTGCTGCTGGTGATCTGGCCGTACGTGCAGACCTTCGGGTACTCGCTGACCGACTGGTCCGGGGCCTCGCAGCAGATGAACTTCATCGGGCTGCGCAACTACACCAGCCTGTTCGGCGACAGCGTCTTCGTCACCGCGCTGGAGCACAACCTGCTGCTGCTGATCGTGCTGCCGCTGGCCACCATCCTGCTGGCGCTGTTCTTCGCCTTCATGCTCAACGTCGGTGGCCGGGGCGGCACCGGCGGGGTGAAGGGCGTGCGCGGCGCGGGCTTCTACAAGGTGGTCTTCTTCTTCCCGCAGGTGCTCTCGGTGGCGATCCTGTCGGTGCTCTTCCAGGGCGTCTACCGGACCGACCAGGGCGGTCTGCTCAACGGCGTGCTGGTCAAGCTCGGCCTGGAGGACCCGAACAAGCCGCTGCAGTGGCTGGCCGACCCCAACTGGGGCCTGTGGTGCGTGATCGGCGTGCTGATCTGGTCCGGCGTCGGGTTCTACCTGGTGCTGTTCTCGGCCGCCATGCAGGCGGTGCCGAAGGACATCTACGAGGCGGCCCTGCTGGACGGCGCCGGGCGCGGTCAGACCTTCTTCAAGATCACCCTGCCGCTGCTCTGGGAGACCATCCAGACCGCCTGGGTCTACCTGGCGATCGCCGCGATGGACTGCTTCGCGCTGGTCTCCACGATGACCCCCGGGTCGTACTACGGCGGCGGTCCGGACCACCACAGCGAGATCCTGGCGACCCTGCTGATGCGCAACTTCATCACCTACGGCAAGGCCGGCTACGCCTGCGCCATGGGTGTGGTGATCTTCTTCATCACCCTCATCCTGTCCGTGATCTCGCTCCGGGTCACCCGGCGCGAGCAGATCGAGTTCTGAGCGGGGCCCCGGCATGAGTACCCACACCGACGCGACCACCACGGTCCCGGCGCCGCGCGAGGGCGGGGCGAGCGCCTCGCGCAAGCCCACCGCCGCCCAGCGGTTCGGCGACGGCGGCGGCATCCTGAACGTCTTCTCGCACGGCTTCCTGGTGCTCTGGGCCGTGATGATCATCGGCCCGCTGATCTGGATCGTGCTCGGCTCCTTCAAGAGCAACGCGCAGATCGGCGGCAGCGCCTGGTCCTGGCCGACCAGCTGGCACTTCGACGCGTTCTCCCGGGCCTGGGACAAGGGCATCGGCGGATTCTTCGCCAACACCCTGATCGTGCTGGCGGGTTCCCTCACCCTGACCATGCTGCTCGGCGCGATGGCGGCCTACGTGCTGGCCCGCTACGAGTTCCGGGGCAACCGGACGATCTACTACTTCTTCGTGGCCGGCGCGATGTTCCCGGTCTACCTCGCCCTGGTCCCGCTCTTCTTCATGGTGAAGAACCTCGGCCAGATCAGCCCGCTGCTCGGCCTGAACAGCTACCTCGGCCTGATCCTGGTCTACACGGCCTACTCGCTGCCGTTCACCGTCTTCTTCCTCTACGCCTTCTTCCGCTCGCTGCCGACCGCGGTGCACGAGGCGGCGATGATCGACGGCTGCTCGCACACCCGGGCCTTCTTCCAGGTCATGGTGCCGATGGCGAAGTCCGGTCTGATCAGCGTCTTCATCT of Kitasatospora viridis contains these proteins:
- a CDS encoding carbohydrate ABC transporter permease — encoded protein: MSTHTDATTTVPAPREGGASASRKPTAAQRFGDGGGILNVFSHGFLVLWAVMIIGPLIWIVLGSFKSNAQIGGSAWSWPTSWHFDAFSRAWDKGIGGFFANTLIVLAGSLTLTMLLGAMAAYVLARYEFRGNRTIYYFFVAGAMFPVYLALVPLFFMVKNLGQISPLLGLNSYLGLILVYTAYSLPFTVFFLYAFFRSLPTAVHEAAMIDGCSHTRAFFQVMVPMAKSGLISVFIFNVLGQWNQYLLPVTLMQQQSGSDPDRSMLAQGLMNLAVQSGYASDFPGLFAGMTIAMLPVLVVYLSFQKQVQAGLTSATLK
- a CDS encoding carbohydrate ABC transporter permease codes for the protein MRHKKYPFIVGFLIVPVALYVLLVIWPYVQTFGYSLTDWSGASQQMNFIGLRNYTSLFGDSVFVTALEHNLLLLIVLPLATILLALFFAFMLNVGGRGGTGGVKGVRGAGFYKVVFFFPQVLSVAILSVLFQGVYRTDQGGLLNGVLVKLGLEDPNKPLQWLADPNWGLWCVIGVLIWSGVGFYLVLFSAAMQAVPKDIYEAALLDGAGRGQTFFKITLPLLWETIQTAWVYLAIAAMDCFALVSTMTPGSYYGGGPDHHSEILATLLMRNFITYGKAGYACAMGVVIFFITLILSVISLRVTRREQIEF